The following proteins are co-located in the Halarcobacter sp. genome:
- a CDS encoding ABC transporter substrate-binding protein, which translates to MKKLISLALASALTCGIALAKEIKVGAVMPMSGPLAAYGQVCYLGLELANKLQPTLKNGDTIKLVLLDNKGDKVETANATTRLISSDKVVAILGALTSTNTAQTIAIADKKKVPVIASVATNDKLTARRSFANRVCFTDSFQGEVVANYAKEQGYKTAVVVVDQAQVYSLGLAKAFQKAFKKNGGKLLKKIMVTSGDKDFKAVVSQIKSLNPDFMFLPLYHPEASMIARQAKQLGLDKPMFSGDGVANQTFIDLGGDSIEGYMFTDFFDYTNPPSKTSADFVAFHEKETGNKEVNSFTALGADTYNILLDAMNRCEDPTDSICVNNEIKKTTNFDGVSGTITIDKTGNATRSAVIKEIKNGKAGFKATVNP; encoded by the coding sequence AGCAAAAGAGATTAAAGTTGGAGCAGTAATGCCAATGTCAGGGCCATTAGCTGCTTATGGTCAAGTTTGTTATTTAGGTTTAGAATTAGCAAATAAATTACAACCTACACTAAAAAATGGTGATACTATAAAGCTTGTTTTATTAGATAATAAAGGTGATAAAGTAGAAACTGCAAATGCAACAACTAGATTGATTTCATCAGATAAAGTTGTAGCTATTTTAGGTGCATTAACTTCTACTAATACAGCACAGACTATTGCAATTGCAGATAAAAAGAAAGTTCCAGTTATTGCTTCTGTTGCTACAAATGATAAACTTACAGCAAGAAGAAGTTTTGCAAATAGAGTTTGTTTTACAGATTCATTTCAAGGAGAAGTTGTTGCAAATTATGCAAAAGAGCAAGGTTATAAAACTGCAGTTGTAGTTGTAGACCAGGCACAAGTTTATTCTCTAGGTCTTGCAAAAGCTTTTCAAAAAGCATTTAAGAAAAATGGTGGAAAACTACTTAAAAAAATCATGGTAACATCTGGGGATAAAGATTTTAAAGCAGTTGTTTCTCAAATTAAAAGTTTAAATCCTGATTTTATGTTCTTACCTTTATATCATCCAGAAGCTTCAATGATTGCTAGACAAGCTAAACAGTTAGGTTTAGATAAACCAATGTTTAGTGGTGATGGTGTTGCAAATCAAACATTTATTGATTTAGGTGGAGATTCAATTGAAGGTTATATGTTTACTGACTTTTTTGATTATACAAATCCTCCATCTAAAACTTCAGCAGACTTTGTAGCTTTCCATGAAAAAGAGACTGGAAATAAAGAGGTTAATTCATTTACTGCTCTTGGAGCTGATACTTATAATATTTTACTTGATGCAATGAATAGATGTGAAGATCCAACTGACTCTATTTGTGTTAACAATGAAATTAAAAAAACAACAAACTTCGATGGTGTTTCAGGAACTATAACAATTGATAAAACTGGTAATGCAACTAGATCAGCTGTTATAAAAGAGATTAAAAATGGTAAAGCAGGTTTTAAAGCTACTGTTAATCCATAA
- a CDS encoding branched-chain amino acid ABC transporter permease, with product MDLLTFMQQMVNGFSLGSMYALIAIGYTMVYGVLRLINFAHGDIMMVGAFLGYAFIAIFGLPFPLAVLLAVIGSALLGMLTDKIAYKPLREAPRISLLITAIGVSFFLENAFTVFAGGIPRAFPVPAYMENIFNVVGVTFSVSSIMVPIVTLILLAGILYILYKTKYGMAIRALSFDFKTVNLMGIDANKIISLVFALGSGLAAVGGIFWAVNYPSVEPMMGVLVGLKAFAAAVVGGIGSVTGAVLGGFIIGFTEVVVIAFFPELGGYKDAFAFIFLIFVLLFRPTGIMGEDLEKSRF from the coding sequence ATGGATTTATTAACATTTATGCAGCAGATGGTAAATGGATTCTCTTTAGGATCTATGTATGCCTTGATTGCTATTGGTTATACTATGGTTTATGGTGTGCTTAGACTTATTAACTTTGCACATGGTGATATAATGATGGTTGGTGCCTTTTTAGGTTATGCATTTATTGCAATTTTTGGTTTACCTTTTCCTTTAGCAGTTTTATTAGCAGTGATTGGTTCGGCATTATTAGGGATGCTAACAGATAAGATTGCTTATAAACCTTTAAGGGAAGCTCCAAGAATATCTTTATTAATTACTGCAATTGGAGTATCTTTCTTTTTAGAAAATGCTTTTACTGTTTTTGCAGGTGGAATTCCAAGAGCATTTCCTGTTCCAGCATATATGGAAAATATTTTTAATGTAGTTGGTGTTACCTTTTCTGTATCCTCTATAATGGTTCCTATTGTTACATTAATATTACTTGCAGGAATACTATATATCTTATATAAAACAAAATATGGTATGGCTATTCGAGCTTTATCTTTTGATTTTAAAACAGTAAATCTAATGGGTATTGATGCAAATAAAATTATTTCATTGGTTTTTGCTTTAGGTTCAGGTTTAGCAGCGGTAGGAGGTATTTTTTGGGCAGTTAATTATCCTTCTGTTGAACCTATGATGGGTGTATTAGTAGGATTAAAAGCTTTTGCTGCAGCTGTTGTTGGAGGAATTGGTTCTGTGACAGGTGCTGTTCTTGGTGGATTTATTATAGGATTTACTGAAGTTGTAGTTATTGCATTTTTCCCTGAACTTGGTGGGTATAAAGATGCATTTGCTTTTATTTTCCTTATTTTTGTACTTTTATTTAGACCAACAGGAATTATGGGTGAAGATTTAGAAAAGAGTAGGTTTTAA
- a CDS encoding branched-chain amino acid ABC transporter permease — MFTKQRLINLAIIITAIWFTWFAQNFFDEYTVRIINNVAIFIILAVSYNLINGITGQLSLEPNGFVAVGAYVTAILTLDADAMYYQFDIEDPAGWILVLQADFIWALLLAGIVSSLLALSLSFPVFRVRGDYLAIVTLGFGFIIRILAINNPQVTNGSLGLNDIPEFSNLYWTGGICILAVLAILNVIYSKYGRAMKAVRDDEDAATAMGINTFKTKTLAFTTSAFFEGVGGGLLAALLTSISPDLFTFFLTFQLLIIIILGGLGSTTGAIIGTVFVMAGLEWIRFLDEPMNIFGYQTEGLPGMRMVVFSLILIIVMLFAREGMMGKKELFELKFFKKRKGGK, encoded by the coding sequence ATTTTTACAAAACAAAGATTAATAAATCTAGCGATTATAATTACAGCTATTTGGTTTACTTGGTTTGCACAAAACTTTTTTGATGAATATACTGTAAGGATAATTAACAATGTTGCAATTTTTATTATACTTGCAGTTTCATATAATTTAATAAATGGTATTACAGGTCAATTATCACTTGAACCAAATGGATTTGTTGCTGTAGGAGCTTATGTTACAGCAATCTTAACTTTAGATGCAGATGCTATGTATTATCAATTTGATATTGAAGATCCTGCTGGATGGATACTAGTTTTACAAGCAGATTTTATTTGGGCGCTTTTATTAGCTGGGATTGTTTCATCACTTTTAGCTTTATCTTTGTCATTTCCTGTATTTAGAGTAAGAGGTGACTATTTAGCGATAGTAACACTAGGATTTGGTTTTATTATTAGAATTTTAGCAATCAATAACCCTCAAGTGACAAATGGTTCTTTAGGTTTAAATGATATACCTGAATTTTCAAATCTTTATTGGACAGGTGGTATTTGTATTTTAGCAGTTTTAGCAATTTTAAATGTAATCTATTCAAAGTATGGTAGAGCTATGAAAGCTGTTAGAGATGATGAAGATGCAGCTACAGCTATGGGGATTAATACTTTTAAAACGAAAACATTAGCATTTACAACTTCAGCATTTTTTGAAGGTGTAGGTGGTGGTCTGTTAGCTGCTTTATTAACATCTATTTCTCCAGATTTATTTACTTTCTTCTTAACTTTCCAACTTTTAATTATAATAATTTTAGGTGGTTTAGGAAGTACAACAGGTGCTATTATTGGTACTGTGTTTGTTATGGCTGGACTTGAATGGATTAGATTCTTAGATGAACCAATGAATATATTTGGTTATCAAACAGAAGGTTTACCTGGAATGAGAATGGTTGTATTCTCTCTTATTCTTATCATAGTTATGTTATTTGCAAGAGAAGGAATGATGGGTAAAAAAGAATTATTTGAATTGAAATTTTTCAAAAAAAGAAAGGGTGGTAAATGA
- a CDS encoding ABC transporter ATP-binding protein: MILEVCNVTKKFGGVTAINETSFHVKEKEIYGLIGPNGAGKTTMFNIITGNYEPTQGQIKFHGQRIDGIKPHKIVHRGIARTFQNIRLFTSMTVLDNVLIGFDYQAEYTYLEAIFRLPRFFKEEIRVKKRAFEIMEILGISKYADEMATSLSYGQQRKVEIARALAASPQLLLLDEPAAGMNPQETHELAELFFKIRDEFDITILLIEHDMKFVNKLCDRVMVLDYGKTIFEGDIKDAIKDEEVIKAYLGDFKHA, translated from the coding sequence ATGATTTTAGAAGTATGTAACGTAACAAAAAAATTTGGTGGAGTTACAGCTATAAATGAAACATCTTTTCATGTAAAAGAGAAAGAGATTTATGGTTTAATTGGTCCAAATGGTGCTGGAAAAACTACAATGTTTAATATTATTACAGGTAATTATGAACCAACTCAAGGACAAATAAAATTTCATGGTCAAAGAATTGATGGTATAAAGCCTCATAAAATTGTACATAGAGGAATAGCAAGAACTTTTCAAAATATTAGATTATTTACATCTATGACTGTTTTAGATAATGTTTTAATAGGATTTGATTATCAAGCGGAGTATACTTATTTAGAAGCTATTTTTAGATTACCTAGATTTTTTAAAGAAGAAATAAGAGTTAAAAAAAGAGCTTTTGAAATTATGGAAATACTAGGTATCTCTAAATATGCAGATGAGATGGCAACTTCACTTTCTTATGGTCAGCAAAGAAAAGTTGAGATAGCAAGAGCTTTGGCAGCTTCTCCTCAACTTTTATTATTAGATGAGCCAGCTGCAGGAATGAATCCTCAAGAAACCCATGAGTTAGCAGAACTTTTTTTTAAGATTAGAGATGAATTTGATATTACAATTTTATTAATTGAACATGATATGAAATTTGTAAACAAACTTTGTGATAGAGTTATGGTACTTGATTATGGTAAAACTATTTTTGAGGGTGATATTAAAGATGCAATTAAAGATGAAGAAGTTATAAAAGCTTATCTTGGAGATTTTAAACATGCTTAG
- a CDS encoding ABC transporter ATP-binding protein, translating to MLSVKNLEVYYGLIKAVKGIDFEVKAGQIVSLIGSNGAGKTSTLQSIVNDVKKKGEIIFNDLDISNHKTHKIIKEGISLVPEGRRVFQNLTIEENLRMGAFNNDELYKEYQERMFKLFPRLIDKKGQLGGTMSGGEQQMLAVARALMSSPKLLMLDEPSLGLAPKIVGELFETIIKLKEEGITILLVEQNAFAALDISNYAYVLENGLVALEGDAKELINSDEIRKKYLGA from the coding sequence ATGCTTAGTGTAAAAAATTTAGAAGTATATTATGGTTTAATTAAGGCTGTAAAAGGAATTGATTTTGAAGTAAAAGCTGGGCAAATAGTTTCTTTAATAGGAAGTAATGGTGCTGGTAAAACTTCAACCTTGCAATCAATTGTTAATGATGTAAAGAAAAAAGGTGAGATTATTTTTAATGATTTAGATATCTCAAATCATAAAACACATAAGATAATAAAAGAGGGGATTTCATTAGTTCCAGAAGGAAGAAGAGTATTCCAAAATTTAACTATAGAAGAAAATCTTAGAATGGGTGCTTTTAATAATGATGAGTTATACAAAGAGTATCAAGAAAGGATGTTTAAATTATTTCCAAGATTGATTGATAAAAAAGGTCAATTAGGAGGTACAATGAGTGGTGGAGAGCAACAAATGCTTGCAGTTGCTAGAGCATTGATGTCTTCACCTAAACTTTTAATGTTAGATGAACCTTCATTAGGCTTAGCTCCTAAAATTGTGGGTGAACTTTTTGAAACAATTATAAAATTAAAAGAAGAGGGTATTACAATTCTTTTAGTTGAGCAAAATGCTTTTGCAGCTTTAGATATATCTAATTATGCGTATGTATTAGAAAATGGTCTAGTAGCTTTAGAAGGTGATGCAAAAGAACTTATTAACTCAGATGAAATAAGAAAAAAATATTTAGGTGCTTAA
- a CDS encoding TerB family tellurite resistance protein: MLLMKLEAREKFSFLQLAHYLARIDNDYGEKEQEIILEYCAEMGIENDDNFDINEFSLEDTLKDFRTEKSKKIVVLELMILIHADDKFDLKERTLISKINDTFKLSPQNLEFCSQWGKGVAALYSQGKLFINN; the protein is encoded by the coding sequence ATGCTTTTAATGAAACTTGAAGCAAGAGAGAAATTCTCTTTTTTGCAACTTGCGCACTATTTAGCGAGAATTGATAATGATTATGGTGAAAAAGAACAAGAAATTATTTTAGAATATTGTGCAGAGATGGGTATTGAAAATGATGATAATTTTGATATAAATGAGTTTTCTTTAGAAGATACATTAAAAGATTTTAGAACGGAAAAGAGTAAAAAAATTGTTGTATTAGAATTAATGATTTTAATACATGCTGATGATAAATTTGATTTAAAAGAAAGAACATTGATCTCAAAAATAAATGATACTTTTAAATTATCTCCACAAAATTTAGAGTTTTGTTCACAATGGGGAAAAGGTGTTGCAGCGTTATATTCACAGGGAAAACTTTTTATTAATAACTAA
- the zapB gene encoding cell division protein ZapB encodes MEIIEKLNMKIDKLLYQYELLKKENENLRQDLDDLKNKNDELERNNQDMLLRIDSTLTFVEAKNIGK; translated from the coding sequence ATGGAAATCATTGAAAAATTAAATATGAAAATTGACAAACTATTATATCAATATGAACTCTTGAAAAAAGAGAATGAAAACTTACGTCAAGATTTAGATGATTTAAAAAATAAAAACGATGAGTTGGAGAGAAATAACCAAGATATGCTTCTAAGAATTGATAGTACTCTAACTTTTGTAGAGGCAAAGAATATTGGAAAATAA
- a CDS encoding type II secretion system protein, translating into MRKAFSLIELILVLVVISILSVFILSKFDDSSEFANKTKVKSEIALIRNGISKQISSNVLLNKDENIYLDKESVNLEGSLLFKNILDFPLISTSEDKKELGKWIKTSSNRYIIYISNDEYLEFTFENNSFVCKSDKELCVSYE; encoded by the coding sequence ATGAGGAAAGCTTTTTCACTAATTGAATTAATATTAGTACTTGTAGTTATCTCAATATTATCTGTATTTATTTTGTCAAAATTTGATGACTCTTCGGAATTTGCTAATAAAACAAAAGTTAAATCAGAAATTGCACTTATTAGAAACGGAATAAGTAAACAAATTAGCTCCAATGTTTTACTAAATAAAGATGAAAATATATATTTAGATAAAGAGAGTGTTAATCTAGAAGGAAGTTTACTTTTTAAAAATATTTTGGATTTTCCTTTAATCTCAACAAGTGAAGACAAAAAAGAGTTAGGAAAGTGGATAAAAACTTCATCAAATAGATATATAATTTATATCTCAAATGATGAATATTTAGAATTTACTTTTGAAAATAACAGTTTTGTATGTAAAAGTGATAAAGAATTATGTGTGAGTTATGAATGA
- a CDS encoding primosomal protein N', with protein MNYYELVILKSPQSPLTYQSDEQLEIGSKVLVSIRNRKNLCEAVVIKNVEKPSFKCNDILEITKYFYNDKMIGISTFISQYYVCSLGEALSIFTPYNKEIEYINDEINYNSNIQLSTEQQKAFDFCEEKKQALLFANTGSGKTEIYIKTIEKILNSGSNAVLLMPEISLTPQMQNRLEKVFGENVAIWHSKVSKKRKNEILEGVYTNKIKLIAGARSALFLPFKDLKLIVVDEEHDESYKSDSKPRYNAKDLSLYIAKKYDLRLILGSATASISSFHKIPYYRLKQTFYETKKRILFDDSSLELSPKIINKIASTLNNENQVIVFLPTRANFKYQICTDCGKSVECPFCSVSMSLHKNDLALKCHYCGYTQKIPETCPSCNTGVIHNLRVGTAEIEERLKELFPEKSIKRFDRDEIKTDTKLKSVLNDFNNNKIDILVGTQMLSKGHDYHNVKLAVVLGIDAVLNMNSYKSRERALSLLIQIAGRSGRKGEGEVIVQTQNQDFFEFYMNDCDYEEFLSSELEFREELYPPFLKMAKVLFAHSNGLKVKDEMDKYIKILKKIENIEVVGFGQSAIFKLANKYRYEIILRSSNIKALLTALHSIDSSMATIDMDTNF; from the coding sequence ATGAATTATTATGAACTTGTTATATTAAAATCTCCTCAGTCACCATTAACTTATCAGAGTGATGAACAACTAGAAATTGGTTCAAAAGTTTTAGTTTCAATAAGAAATAGAAAAAACTTATGTGAAGCTGTAGTTATTAAAAATGTTGAAAAGCCATCTTTTAAATGTAATGATATACTTGAGATTACTAAATACTTTTATAATGACAAGATGATTGGAATCTCAACATTTATCTCTCAGTATTATGTTTGTTCTTTAGGTGAGGCATTAAGCATTTTTACCCCATATAACAAAGAGATAGAATATATAAATGATGAGATTAATTATAACTCAAATATACAATTATCTACTGAACAGCAAAAAGCTTTCGACTTTTGTGAAGAGAAAAAACAAGCTTTGCTTTTTGCAAATACTGGTAGTGGTAAAACAGAAATTTATATAAAAACTATAGAAAAAATTTTAAATAGTGGATCAAATGCAGTACTTCTTATGCCTGAAATTTCCCTAACACCTCAAATGCAAAATAGATTAGAAAAAGTTTTTGGTGAAAATGTTGCAATATGGCACTCTAAAGTATCTAAAAAAAGAAAAAATGAAATATTAGAAGGTGTTTATACAAATAAAATAAAGTTAATAGCAGGAGCAAGATCCGCACTTTTTTTACCTTTTAAGGATTTAAAATTAATAGTTGTTGACGAAGAGCATGATGAGTCTTATAAAAGTGATAGTAAACCAAGATACAATGCAAAAGATTTATCTTTATATATTGCTAAAAAATATGATTTAAGACTTATATTAGGAAGTGCTACAGCTTCTATCTCTTCTTTCCATAAAATTCCATATTATAGATTAAAACAAACATTTTATGAAACTAAAAAAAGGATTTTATTTGATGATTCCTCTTTAGAATTATCTCCTAAGATTATCAATAAAATAGCTTCAACTTTAAACAATGAAAATCAGGTAATTGTATTTTTACCTACTAGAGCAAATTTTAAATATCAAATATGTACAGATTGTGGAAAATCTGTAGAGTGTCCTTTTTGTTCAGTATCAATGAGTTTACATAAAAATGATTTAGCCTTAAAGTGCCATTATTGTGGATACACACAAAAAATACCTGAAACCTGTCCCTCTTGTAATACTGGGGTAATACATAATTTAAGAGTTGGTACAGCAGAGATAGAAGAGAGATTAAAAGAGTTATTTCCAGAAAAATCTATAAAAAGATTTGATAGAGATGAGATAAAAACAGATACAAAACTAAAATCTGTGTTAAATGATTTTAACAACAATAAAATAGATATCTTAGTTGGTACACAAATGCTTTCAAAAGGGCATGATTATCACAATGTTAAATTAGCAGTTGTTTTAGGAATTGATGCTGTTTTAAATATGAACTCTTATAAATCAAGGGAAAGAGCCTTGTCTTTACTTATACAAATAGCTGGAAGAAGTGGAAGAAAAGGTGAAGGTGAAGTAATAGTTCAAACGCAAAATCAAGACTTCTTTGAATTTTATATGAATGATTGTGATTATGAAGAGTTTTTATCTAGTGAATTAGAGTTTAGAGAAGAGCTTTATCCTCCATTTTTAAAGATGGCAAAAGTATTATTTGCCCATTCAAATGGTTTAAAAGTAAAAGATGAAATGGATAAATATATAAAGATTTTGAAAAAGATTGAGAATATTGAAGTAGTAGGCTTTGGACAAAGTGCAATTTTTAAGTTGGCAAATAAATATAGATATGAGATTATTTTACGCTCTTCAAATATAAAAGCTCTATTAACTGCTTTACATAGTATTGATTCTTCTATGGCAACTATTGATATGGATACTAACTTTTAG
- a CDS encoding tetrahydrodipicolinate N-succinyltransferase N-terminal domain-containing protein, translating to MAFTKDDFKNKIEEIQSQPWYKEPLGFGIARVDRGQLNKDKILQATYPVVNWKENYGSAAVFLNALKESGVEVDTSKSEFVCSVSDEFLTSCIEVFRPYIPEAKGSEHRNVQVVSQLASLPIDTGFSGDDYKIVFIFADETVESVEAAYLKLYALSTGKAALRSLNLNGIFGALHNCAWVGNEPIELDWLRENEISLKLSGKYPEVTMVDKFPRFLSHVIPADNTRILETSKVRFGAQLAAGTTVMPGAAYINFNAGTEGSVMVEGRISSSAVVGAGSDVGGGASILGVLSGTDGVPVSIGENTLLGANSCTGTAIGDGCILDAGVTILPGTKITLSEKAVAAIAEINPDKEIKTLMRGMDFLGVNGVHFRQNSVTGQIIAMRSTREVKLNADLH from the coding sequence ATGGCATTTACAAAAGATGATTTTAAAAATAAAATTGAAGAGATTCAATCTCAACCTTGGTATAAAGAACCTTTAGGTTTTGGTATTGCAAGAGTTGATAGAGGACAATTAAATAAAGATAAAATTCTACAAGCTACTTATCCTGTAGTAAACTGGAAAGAAAATTATGGTTCAGCAGCAGTTTTCTTAAATGCATTAAAAGAATCAGGTGTTGAAGTAGATACTTCAAAGTCTGAATTTGTATGTAGTGTAAGTGATGAATTTTTAACTTCTTGTATTGAAGTTTTTAGACCATATATTCCAGAAGCAAAAGGATCTGAGCATAGAAATGTTCAAGTTGTTTCACAATTAGCTTCATTACCTATAGATACAGGTTTTTCTGGTGATGATTATAAGATTGTATTTATTTTCGCTGATGAAACAGTTGAGTCTGTAGAAGCTGCATATTTAAAACTATATGCACTTTCAACTGGAAAAGCTGCTCTTAGATCACTTAATTTAAATGGTATTTTTGGAGCACTTCACAATTGTGCATGGGTTGGAAATGAACCTATTGAATTAGATTGGTTAAGAGAGAATGAGATTTCACTAAAATTAAGTGGTAAATATCCAGAAGTTACAATGGTTGATAAGTTCCCAAGATTTTTATCTCATGTAATTCCTGCTGATAATACAAGAATTTTAGAAACTAGTAAAGTTAGATTTGGTGCTCAATTGGCAGCTGGAACAACAGTTATGCCTGGTGCTGCATATATTAACTTTAATGCTGGTACTGAAGGTTCAGTAATGGTTGAGGGAAGAATCTCTTCTTCTGCTGTAGTTGGAGCTGGTTCAGATGTTGGTGGAGGAGCTTCTATTCTTGGTGTTCTTTCTGGAACTGATGGTGTACCTGTTTCTATTGGTGAGAATACACTTCTTGGTGCTAACTCTTGTACTGGTACAGCTATTGGTGATGGATGTATTTTAGATGCAGGTGTAACAATCTTACCAGGAACAAAAATTACTCTTTCTGAAAAAGCTGTAGCAGCAATTGCTGAGATTAATCCAGATAAAGAGATTAAAACACTTATGAGAGGTATGGACTTCTTAGGAGTAAATGGAGTTCACTTTAGACAAAACTCTGTTACAGGGCAAATTATTGCTATGAGAAGTACTAGAGAAGTTAAACTTAACGCTGACCTTCACTAG
- a CDS encoding GGDEF domain-containing protein produces the protein MSRNIILNSVLMVIALSISITALSLYNLRSAGIKSAIHNAVSISEAVKSGLTSHMVNGNMDQVGTFIQSISNMKNVNKLWISRSDHVNEQFGNVRDLPQDDIDKKVLNSGEMYYELDESITHTTVRVTIPYNAIAEKGIDCLQCHNVKQGTTLGAVSLVLDISTLKEIGIESIYIVSVFILLTIIFFLIYNKKYIMPYFRLYELFKSNISNATQGIFDKIDAPKELSNDIIHITNDYNNLLEIFKDTTSDIDKKLQVYTGFKTSNIQRNPLIESKEIIDNLSNLFEYKKQIEFDSTLDEIYCRLKQVMINRFDLENFTFVEIDVAKHKMRKVIEYGDSFYCEKTMTSTPELCRCARTKHDVVSIDFHNSCQYYTNTEKFYYCINIDISKSHYLIIHITCDTKEKLEKLKEKVTFIKSYLTETAPVIEVKLLMAVLKESAFKDGLTGLYNRKFLEEHSKKLLPQIKRENGNIGILMLDMDHFKAVNDEYGHDIGDLVLKELAQILEDTVRESDIVVRYGGEEFIVLLVNIKSEEDALNVAQKIAQRVRENEIDVYAGSKLKKTVSIGLSMYPQDSTKLDTVIKNADIALYEAKNSGRDKVVRFKEEQVTSVDLF, from the coding sequence ATGAGTCGAAATATAATCTTAAATTCTGTTTTAATGGTAATTGCATTATCTATCTCAATTACTGCATTAAGTTTATACAACTTAAGAAGTGCAGGTATTAAATCAGCAATTCATAACGCTGTTTCTATTTCTGAAGCTGTAAAAAGTGGATTAACTTCACATATGGTTAATGGAAATATGGATCAAGTTGGAACTTTTATCCAATCAATATCAAATATGAAAAATGTTAATAAACTTTGGATATCAAGAAGTGATCATGTTAATGAACAATTTGGTAATGTAAGAGATTTACCACAAGATGATATTGATAAAAAAGTATTAAATAGTGGTGAGATGTATTATGAACTTGATGAATCAATAACCCATACAACTGTTAGGGTTACTATTCCATACAATGCCATAGCTGAAAAAGGGATTGATTGTTTACAATGTCATAATGTAAAACAAGGAACAACCTTAGGTGCTGTGTCACTAGTTTTAGATATAAGTACACTAAAAGAGATAGGAATTGAATCTATTTATATCGTTTCTGTATTTATTCTACTGACGATTATATTCTTCTTAATTTATAATAAAAAATATATAATGCCATATTTTAGACTATATGAACTATTTAAATCAAATATATCAAATGCAACACAAGGTATATTTGATAAAATTGATGCACCAAAAGAGTTGTCAAATGATATTATTCATATTACAAATGATTATAATAATCTACTTGAAATTTTTAAAGATACAACAAGTGATATTGATAAAAAACTACAAGTTTATACAGGATTTAAAACTTCAAATATACAAAGAAATCCTTTAATAGAATCTAAAGAGATTATCGATAACTTATCAAATCTTTTTGAATACAAAAAACAAATCGAATTTGATAGTACTTTAGATGAAATCTACTGTAGACTAAAACAAGTTATGATAAATAGATTTGACTTAGAAAATTTTACTTTTGTTGAAATAGATGTAGCAAAACATAAAATGAGAAAAGTTATTGAGTATGGTGATTCTTTTTATTGTGAAAAAACTATGACTAGTACACCTGAATTGTGTAGATGTGCTAGAACTAAACACGATGTAGTATCTATTGATTTTCATAATAGTTGCCAATATTATACAAACACGGAAAAATTCTATTATTGTATAAATATTGATATTTCAAAAAGTCATTATCTAATTATTCATATCACATGTGATACAAAAGAAAAACTAGAAAAATTAAAAGAAAAAGTTACATTTATCAAAAGTTATTTAACTGAAACTGCTCCCGTAATAGAAGTTAAATTATTAATGGCAGTATTAAAAGAATCTGCATTTAAAGATGGACTAACTGGTTTATATAATAGAAAATTTTTAGAAGAACACTCTAAAAAGCTTCTCCCTCAAATAAAAAGAGAAAATGGAAATATTGGTATCTTAATGCTTGATATGGACCACTTTAAAGCTGTAAATGATGAATATGGCCATGATATTGGGGATTTAGTATTAAAAGAATTAGCTCAAATACTAGAAGATACAGTTAGGGAATCAGATATTGTTGTTAGATATGGTGGTGAAGAGTTTATTGTACTTCTTGTAAATATTAAATCTGAAGAGGATGCTTTAAATGTGGCACAAAAAATTGCCCAAAGAGTTAGAGAAAATGAGATTGATGTTTATGCAGGAAGTAAATTGAAAAAGACTGTAAGTATTGGTTTATCTATGTATCCTCAAGACTCAACAAAACTAGATACAGTAATTAAAAATGCTGATATAGCACTTTATGAAGCTAAAAATAGTGGTAGAGATAAAGTAGTTAGATTTAAAGAGGAACAAGTTACTAGTGTAGATCTATTTTAA